A DNA window from Aphelocoma coerulescens isolate FSJ_1873_10779 chromosome 7, UR_Acoe_1.0, whole genome shotgun sequence contains the following coding sequences:
- the LOC138113454 gene encoding UDP-glucuronosyltransferase 1-6-like, translated as MALRLCCAWISILLLLPGLSDGGKLLVVPMVGSHWLSMQEVVEKLSERGHEVVVLVPEVSWQMETTQAYKVVTFPVTQTLEELDNSFQEYVAMHLTEKPFPLNALALYKASVHVFSTFFGQCKDMFRSQETLRFLNQSGFDALLTDPAFMCGPILAHHLSLPFVFFMRGFPCNLHFAAPQCPSPLPYIPRLFTFNSDRMTFFQRVENALVSLLELEYCNGFYGEVLKLSSEVLQRDMSLMDIVSSAAIWILRFDFVFEYVRPVMPNMVFVGGINCAKKKPLPKVMFLLLQTVHFPVKSHCVVSGSLSLLICFINFW; from the coding sequence ATGGCTTTGAGGCTTTGCTGTGCCTGGAtttccatcctcctcctcctgcccggCCTCTCGGACGGAGGGAAGCTCCTGGTGGTGCCCATGGTGGGAAGCCACTGGCTGAGCATGCAGGAAGTGGTGGAGAAGCTGAGCGAGAGAGGACACGAGGTGGTGGTGCTGGTTCCCGAGGTGAGCTGGCAGATGGAGACGACGCAGGCCTACAAGGTGGTCACGTTCCCAGTGACACAGACCCTGGAAGAGCTGGATAACTCCTTTCAGGAATACGTGGCCATGCACCTGACAGAGAAGCCTTTCCCCCTGAACGCCCTGGCACTGTACAAGGCCTCGGTGCACGTTTTCAGCACCTTCTTTGGGCAGTGCAAGGACATGTTCCGCAGCCAGGAGACCCTGAGGTTCCTCAACCAAAGCGGCTTTGACGCCCTCCTGACAGACCCGGCCTTCATGTGCGGGCCCATCCTGGCCCAtcatctctccctgcccttcgTGTTCTTCATGAGGGGATTCCCGTGCAACCTGCACTTTGCAGCCCCGCAGTGCCCGAGCCCTCTGCCCTACATCCCGAGACTGTTCACCTTCAACTCAGACCGCATGACTTTTTTCCAGAGGGTGGAAAACGCCCTGGTTTCCCTCCTGGAGCTTGAGTACTGCAACGGTTTCTATGGAGAAGTACTCAAGCTTTCCTCGGAAGTTCTTCAGAGGGACATGTCCCTCATGGACATCGTGAGCTCCGCTGCCATTTGGATCCTGAGGTTTGACTTTGTGTTCGAGTACGTCAGGCCAGTGATGCCCAACATGGTCTTCGTTGGGGGGATCAACTGTGCCAAGAAGAAACCACTGCCTAAGGTAATGTTCCTTCTCCTCCAAACTGTACATTTTCCAGTGAAAAGTCACTGTGTTGTTTCAGGAAGTTTATCGCTATTGATTTGTTTTATAAATTTCTGGTAA